A genome region from Eurosta solidaginis isolate ZX-2024a chromosome 2, ASM4086904v1, whole genome shotgun sequence includes the following:
- the Dbp21E2 gene encoding probable ATP-dependent RNA helicase DDX28 — MLKGRKISKIFGTFRLSSTAAAPAIESSQNESISLKRKPLICCKRTPFHLYVPAPEYSKFGTIPLATNGWKHFKAKGDFMIFNATVSKMDIRAEMLDVQDFISRSNTSLNDKLLDNVKNEFRISSFTNIQVKAIPKVLDGHHVLIAAETGCGKTLAYLLPIAQSIIERKQRWSSSQTNKKERKLNTPLAVILTPGRELAAQIGGVAEKLCQGTDVRIKTILGGNTKRLMVNPDFDDVDIVVASFGAISKLVTTGIYRVGEVRHIVLDEADTLLDDSFTEKLTHFLRRFPFHRNHTQDDEKVGTQLILASATMPTNTEEILQKVIDVQTLHEVTSPNLHKLMPHVEQRFLRISKENRPLNLLKLVQKDIAKNQSLIVFSNKSATSDFVDIFLNNNGVRSVNLNGDMLTKIRIGRFEKFQNGEYDVLSTTDVASRGLDTTNIRHVINYDFPLHVSDYIHRCGRIGRVGNLKTAVVTNFISSRREVEVVQRIEHAARTGGILPNVNANIKNLINKKILNDMQAAGMALPEEEAF, encoded by the exons ATGCTGAAAGGAAGAAAGATatccaaaatttttggcacgtttcgTTTATCTTCCACCGCCGCCGCTCCAGCTATTGAGTCAAGTCAAAATGAAAGTATATCTCTAAAACGAAAGCCCCTTATCTGTTGCAAACGAACCCCGTTCCATTTATATGTACCAGCTCCGGAATATAGTAAGTTTGGCACAATACCATTAGCGACGAACGGTTGGAAGCACTTCAAAGCAAAAGGTGATTTTATGATTTTCAATGCTACTGTAAGCAAAATGGATATAAGGGCAGAAATGCTTGATGTTCAAGATTTTATCAGTAGATCCAACACTTCTTTGAACGACAAACTATTAGATAATGTCAAGAACGAATTCAGAATAAGTTCTTTCACCAATATACAAGTCAAAGCTATACCCAAAGTGCTTGATGGACATCACGTGCTAATCGCCGCCGAGACTGGTTGTGGCAAAACACTCGCCTACCTGCTTCCAATCGCTCAAAGTATTATTGAACGCAAACAAAGATGGAGCAGttcacaaacaaataaaaaagaacGTAAATTGAACACGCCTTTGGCAGTAATCCTTACACCTGGTCGTGAATTAGCTGCGCAAATAGGTGGTGTAGCAGAAAAATTGTGTCAAGGGACTGATGTGAGAATAAAAACAATATTAGGGGGAAACACAAAACGCTTAATGGTTAATCCAGATTTTGATGATGTTGATATAGTAGTTGCGTCGTTTGGAGCCATTAGCAAACTCGTAACAACTGGCATTTATAGAGTAGGAGAAGTGCGCCACATTGTTCTGGATGAAGCAGACACATTGTTAGATGATAGCTTCACCGAAAAGCTAACGCACTTTTTACGACGGTTTCCg TTTCATAGAAACCATACGCAGGATGATGAAAAAGTTGGAACACAGCTAATTTTAGCATCTGCTACCATGCCCACCAACACAGAAGAAATTCTGCAAAAGGTGATAGACGTACAGACATTACATGAAGTCACAAGCCCAAATTTACACAAGTTAATGCCACACGTCGAGCAACGTTTCTTGCGTATATCCAAAGAAAATAGGCCATTAAATTTGTTGAAGTTGGTGCAGAAGGATATTGCCAAGAATCAGTCACTAATTGTATTTAGCAACAAATCAGCTACTAGTGATTTTGTTGATATTTTTCTTAACAACAACGGTGTGCGCAGTGTTAATCTCAACGGCGATATGTTAACGAAAATACGTATAGGACGCTTCGAGAAATTCCAAAATGGTGAATATGATGTACTCTCAACGACAGATGTAGCCAGTCGAGGTTTGGATACAACCAATATTCGACACGTTATCAATTATGACTTTCCACTGCATGTGTCCGATTATATACATCGTTGCGGACGGATAGGACGAGTGGGTAACTTAAAAACAGCTGTGGTTACCAATTTTATATCGTCGCGTCGCGAAGTAGAAGTTGTACAACGTATTGAACACGCAGCTCGTACCGGTGGTATATTACCGAACGTTAATGCGAacataaaaaatttgataaataaaaaaatattgaacgATATGCAGGCGGCAGGTATGGCATTACCAGAGGAAGAAGCTTTTTAA